Part of the Sorghum bicolor cultivar BTx623 chromosome 1, Sorghum_bicolor_NCBIv3, whole genome shotgun sequence genome, GTGGGTTTGGACCCCTTTCTCTTTTGGGCGACATGTGTTAGAGTATATGTGTATGAGGCCCAtgaggctaggcccatgaggcccatgtatccaTAATTATATGGCCACCCTGGTTTAGGGTGAGCCCAttaatgaaaccctaattctaacatGGTATCAAAGCCTAGGttttcctcctcctccccttccCAGCCGCCTCCAGgccagcagccgccgccgccggccggccagctgcctgggcgccgccgccgccgccatggcagGCCGGgaccctcctccctctcctcctcctccctattTCCAGCAATTCCCGGCGCTGCCCTACCCGACTTGGGcccaagccgccgccgccgccgcccgaccTCCCCTGCCGGCCGCGACCCGCCCTCCTCTCCTCCTGGCGGCCGTCGCGAGCGCGGAGCCGGCGGCTGCCGCGGAAGCCGCGGCGCGTGCGGCGGCAGAGGCGCGCGCGGGCGCGGACACAGCACGCGCGGACGCAGACGTGCGCCCGGATGCTCCAGCGCTCGCGGACACGGCAGCGCTCGCGGCTGCAGCGCGTGCGGCGCGAGGGGAGCGCGCGCCTGCAGCAGACGACGACTCGAGCGCAGCAGCCTACGCCCGGGGAGCTGCTGCCGCCATTGCTGCAGGGCTTGGCATGCCCCTGGACATGGAGACTCTGCCcaggacactcctcacagccgggGGCGCCCTGTCCAGGGGGCTTCCTGCCGTGGGCACGACTCCCTTCCCTGCACCGCCTCCGCCGCCCGTGATGCATCGTCCGGACTCCACCCTCCTCGCCGCTCTCGCCACTGCTCGTGCTGCAGCTGCGGAGGGCCGGGCCCGCGTGCGTGAGGCCGCTCTCGCTTGGGAGCGCGAGCGTGACGTGGCCGACGCCTTGGCCCGCCAGATTGCCGACGCGGAGCAGTTCCTCGGCCTTCCGGCCTCGCCTGACGTCGGGACCACGTCCTCGGCATCGGCTCCGGTCGTCTGGCACGATCCGACCGACCCCCACGTGGTGCAGCTCCACTACCAGGCAGGGGGCGTCCAGAACATACGCCTCCTCGTCCCGGTCGTCCTCGAGCCCGAGTCGCCCTCCTACGCTCGCTGGAGGGACTTGGTCCTCCTCACCCTCCGCCGCTACGCCCTCGACGACCACGTCCTCCTCGACGCCGCGGGGGCGGTCCCGACCCCCTCGTGGCTTCGCCTCGACAGCGTCGTCCTCCTGGATTCTGGGGACGATCTCCCTGGATCTCCACGACCTCGTCCGCAACACCCCGAGCGCTCGCGGGGCCTGGCTGGCGCTCGAGGGCCAGTTCCTGGGCAACGCCGAAGCCCGGGCTCTGCGGCTCGACGCGAGCTTCCGCACCTTCGTCCAGGGAGACCTCTCCGTCAGCGAGTACTGCCGCCAGATGAAGGGTATGGCGGACTCCCTCGGCGACCTCGGCTGGCCCGTGGAGGACCGCATCTTGGTCCTCAACGTTCTCCGCGGGCTCAGTGACCGGTACTCCTACCTCCGGACGTGGATCACCAGGCAGCGGCCCTTCCCCACCTTCCTGCAGGTCCGTGACGACCTTGTCATGGAGGAGCTTACTCAGGGCCTACAGCCTGGGTCCACCTCCGCTTCggggtcctcgtcctcctcctcgacTGCTCTCGCTGCCACTCCGCCCCGTCCCGCCACCCCACCACAGTCGTCTCTTCTTGGTCCCCTTCCCCCCGGGCCGAGCGGGGGTGGGGGGGGTCGGGGCGGCCGCCGTCGTCGTGGTGGGGGACGTGGAGCAGGTCGTGGGGGCAACacgacgccgccgccacctccacGGGGTGCACCCTGGCCATCCTACAACAACCCATGGTCAGGGCGCATCTCCATGTGGCCGTTCCAGGCTTCCGGTGGCGAGCCTCGCCCGCCGGCGGCCATGCTTGCGGGTGCTCCCCCGGGGTTCCCCTCAGTGACCCCGTGGGCGGCCCCGTTCCCCGCGCACTCGTGGGCTACTCCACCGGCGACCTTGCCCGGGTCTGCTGGCTGGGACCAGGCGGCCTTGGCGCACTCCTTCAGCACCATGGCCCTGACACCCCCAGTCGGGCCGGAGTGGGTCGCCGACTCTGGGGCTACTTACCACACCActcctaaccccggtatactttcttctgttcgccctccttctccatctctccCTTCGTCCATTATGGTCGCTAATGGGTCTTGTCTTCCTGTCACCTCTGTGGGTGCTGCCGGCCCCCATGGTTCCTTTCGTCTTCCTGATGTTCTTGTTGCTCCTTCTATGGTTCACAATCTTCTTTCTATTCGTCGTTTTACAGCTGACAATTCTTGTTCTGTCGAGTTTGACTCTTCTGGTCTTACTGTGAAGGATTTGGCTTCCCGGCGTCCTCTGCTCCGATGTGACAGCACGGGGCCCCTTTACACTCTTCGCTTTCCGGCATCTGCCTCGCCTCCTTCGCCGGTTTTGTCAGCTGCcttcgccaccaccacctccactacttggcaccggcgtctcggccatcctggacgtgatgctttgatgcagcTTAGTCGTAGTTCCGATATTCGATGTACTCGGGCTCACGATGAGCATTTGTGTCATGCGTGCCAACTGGGCCGACATGTTCGTCTTCCTTTTTCtagttcttcttctcatgcggCCCGCATTTTTGACCTTGTACATTGTGACTTATGGACCTCTCCTGTCATCAGTATTTCTGGATACAAGTACTATCTTGTGGTGGTGGATGAGTATTCTCATTATTCCTGGACTTTTCCTTTACGTGCAAAGTCTGATGCTTTCCCCGCGCTTGTCCACTTTTTCGCTTGGGTGTCCACTCAGTTCGGCCTCACTATCAAGGCTATCCAGTGTGACAATGGTCGGGAGTTCGACAACTCCGCCTCCCGTGCCTTCTTTCTCTCTCACGGTGTCCAGTTGCGCATGTCTTGCCCGTATACATCCTCTCAAAACGGCAAGGCTGAGCGCATGATTCGCACCACCAACGACACCGTGCGCACTCTCCTGCTCCAGGCCTCTCTTCCTGCTCGCTTCTGGGCCGAGAGCTTGCACACCTCCACTTACCTCCTTAACCGCCTTCCTTCCGCTGCTTGTCCAGCTCCCACACCTCACCACGCTCTCTTTGGTACCCCTCCTCGCTATGATCACCTTCGAGTCTTTGGGTGTGCGTGTTATCCcaacaccaccgccaccgctcCTCATAAGCTGGCACCCCGTTCGACTCTCTGTGTCTTCCTTGGGTACTCTCCGGATCACAAGGGGTACCGATGCTACGACCTTACCTCTCGTCGAGTCCTCATATCTCGCCATGTGGTGTTCGACGAGTCGATCTTCCCCTTTTCCACCACTGCCACTCCTGCTTCCACCTCGGAGCATGACCTCTCCTCTGTGTTTCCTACTGACCCGGTGGTCCAGCCACCGTTTCCGGTGTTTCCTGCAGGTACTGCTACGTCGCCTGTCGCCCGTGACACCTCGGGGCCTCTACCCTGCCCGGGTCCCGAGGTGCCACCTTCCGGCCCAGCCCCTGCGCCTGACGCGGGTCCCGGGTCGGCACCTTCGCCACCGGTACGCTTCGCCCAGCCGGTGCGTGTCTACCAGCGACGTGCTCCCGACGTGGGCCCCGGGCCGGCGTCTCCGACTCCGGCCCCACCACCGGCACGTTACGCCCAGCCGGTGCGCGTCTACCAGCGACGTGCCCGGCTGGCGCCGCTGCATCcggcggcgccggtggccccctcTCCGCCGGGGTCACCTGCGCCACCGGCGACGTCTTCTCCGCCGGCGACACCGACCCCGCCGCCGCGGCATCCAGCTACTCGGGCCGCGACGCCGGTGTACCACCCACCGCTCCTTCACCGACACCCGCGTCATGTTCACCCGATGGTGACGCGACACGCGGCTGGGACCCTGCagccccgggctcttgcggcgatgcCCGGGGACTCGCAGGTCTCACCGGTACCCTCTTCCGTGCGCGAGGCCTTGCTGGACCCTCACTGGCGCCGCGCGATGGAAGAGGAGTACGCGGCCCTCCTCGCCAACCAGACATGGGATCTGGTGCCACGACCGCCGGGCTCCAACATCGTCACCGGCAAGTGGATCTGGACCCACAAGCGCCGGGCTGACGGCACCCTTGAGCGGTACAAGGCTCGCTGGGTTCTCCGGGGCTTCACTCAGCGGCCCGGTGTCGACTACGACGAGACCTTCAGCCCGGTGGTGAAGCCGGCCACCGTCCGCACGGTGCTCTCACTGGCTCTCACGCGCGGGTGGCCCGTGCATCAGCTGGACGTCAAGAATGCCTTCCTGCATGGCGTTCTTACTGAGACAGTCTACTGCAGTCAGCCGGCGGGATTTGTTGACTCTGCTTGTCCTGACATGGTGTGTCGGCTCAACAAGTCTCTCTACGGCCTCAAGCAGGCCCCCCGGGCGTGGAACCATCGGTTTGCTGCTTTTCTACGGACTCTGGGGTTTGTGGAGGCCAAGTCAGATACCTCTCTGTTCATCTATCACCATGGGACTCAGACTGCTTATCTGctgctctatgttgatgacattgtcctcACAGCCTCCACTGAGTCACTCCTTCGGCGGATCATCGCCTCtcttcagcaggagtttgccatGAAGGATCTGGGTGCTCTACATCACTTCCTCGGGGTCACTGTTCAGCCTCACCCTGCTGGATTACTCCTTCACCAGCGGCAGTACACTCTTGATATCCTGGAGAGAGCTGGGATGACTGACTGCAAGCCCTGCTCCACTCCAGTTGACACACAGGGCAAGATCTCAGAGGCTGAGGGTATACCAGTGACAGATCCTACTGCATATCGGAGTCTTGCCGGGGCACTTCAGTACCTCACCTTCACCCGGCCGGATATCACCTATGCAGTTCAGCAGATCTGCCTTCATATGCATGATCCCAGGGAGCCACACCTCACCGCTCTCAAGCGGATCCTACGGTACCTCCGCGGCACAGTCGACCTCGGTCTTCTCCTTCACCGACGGTCgccctccaccgagctcgtcgtctacaccgacgccgactgggccgggtgcccggacacccgccgctccacctctggctacgccgtcttcttaggcggcaacctggtgtcttggtcgtccaagcgccagccggtcgtctcccgctccagtgccgaggcggagtaccgTGCTGTCGCCAACGGCGTGGCCGAGGCTTCCTGGCTCCGTcagctcctcgccgagctccacagccctctctcccggagcgcactggtctactgcgacaacgtcagtgcggtgtacctctccaccaaccctgtGCAGCACCAGAGGACCAAGCACGTGGAGATTGATCTACACTTCGTCCGGGACCGGGTCGCTGTCGGCGATGTTCGGGTCCTCCACGTCCCGACCACCTCCCAgttcgccgacatcttcaccaagggtctcccgtcctcgaccttcaccgagttccgcaccagcctcaacatcaccagtGGCTAGTTGTGTCTGTGGGGGGGCTCGTGTGTTGTACTTCCTTTCTTTCGTGTCCAGTCTGTAAACTCCGCTGCGACGGTAGTTCAGACTGCGGGGGGATGTTAGAGTATATGTGTATGAGGCCCAtgaggctaggcccatgaggcccatgtatccaTAATTATATGGCCACCCTGGTTTAGGGTGAGCCCAttaatgaaaccctaattctaacaACATGATCCAAAATTAAGGCCCCATTTGGAGGAGCCGGAGCCAGAGCACCTGGAAGTCACGCCAAAGGCCCTAACTTGATCACTGTTTGGTGTTGCATTTGAATCACCTGAGGGTAGCTGATGTTTGCACATTACACAAGCTGCTGCAACTGATCACTGTTTTGTGTTGCAATTTGAATCACCTGAAGGTAGCTAACCTTTGCACAGCACATAGGCTTCTGCAATTGACACGCTGAAACTAGCCCGTTACAGCACCGTTGCACATGGCAGCTTTTGCTTGTTTTTCATCTGACTTGCTCCCATGGTGTTTTGGTTGCCCTGTTTGCAGGACCGTTTGGCTACGTAACTgaccctggtggggatatgATTGGCTGTGgctgatgagtggagcaagttCTGATGATGGGACAAAAATACTTGTAGGAACCCCTAGTCTTCCTTTCTGAGATCGATCGATTCTACTCATGTCTATGTCGAATTTCTACTACTAGTACCAGATGCGAACTGCCTGGTGGCTCCCAACTCCCAGTCACTCATATACCATCTAACATTGCTATGACCTCGATGTGGTGTCAACTTGAATTTGTGGATTACGTAACTCAGCATGCATGCAGCTCAGATCCCTGCAGTTGCTGAAGATTGGGATAACGGCCAGATTAAAATATCAGACCATATTCTGAAACTTGCGACCtttactaaggccctgtttggttccaccaactaaattttggctagctaaaattattttagctactctaggtgactaatgaaactaaactattttaactacttttagtcaatgtgtttggaactttagctactaaagtgactaaagtttagctaactaaaatttagttggtggaaccaaacagggcctaagtctCCTACTCTCC contains:
- the LOC110436321 gene encoding uncharacterized protein LOC110436321, whose product is MAGRDPPPSPPPPYFQQFPALPYPTWAQAAAAAARPPLPAATRPPLLLAAVASAEPAAAAEAAARAAAEARAGADTARADADVRPDAPALADTAALAAAARAARGERAPAADDDSSAAAYARGAAAAIAAGLGMPLDMETLPRTLLTAGGALSRGLPAVGTTPFPAPPPPPVMHRPDSTLLAALATARAAAAEGRARVREAALAWERERDVADALARQIADAEQFLGLPASPDVGTTSSASAPVVWHDPTDPHVVQLHYQAGGVQNIRLLVPVVLEPESPSYAPSSSWILGTISLDLHDLVRNTPSARGAWLALEGQFLGNAEARALRLDASFRTFVQGDLSVSEYCRQMKGMADSLGDLGWPVEDRILVLNVLRGLSDRYSYLRTWITRQRPFPTFLQVRDDLVMEELTQGLQPGSTSASGSSSSSSTALAATPPRPATPPQSSLLGPLPPGPSGGGGGRGGRRRRGGGRGAGRGGNTTPPPPPRGAPWPSYNNPWSGRISMWPFQASGGEPRPPAAMLAGAPPGFPSVTPWAAPFPAHSWATPPATLPGSAGWDQAALAHSFSTMALTPPVGPEWVADSGATYHTTPNPGFGFPASSAPM